Proteins from a single region of Gemmatirosa kalamazoonensis:
- a CDS encoding DUF5131 family protein, with the protein MGDRTGIEWTDATWNPIRGCSRVSEGCRHCYAETVAARFSGAGQPYEGLARRTSSGEARWTGEVRFIPEHLADPLRWQRPRRVFVNSMSDLFHDGVTDEQLAAIFAVMALAERHVFQVLTKRPARMQTWCATLRERYGSQLGAAELLTGTFLGQAFSLAQVNAVAERFARGALPNVWLGVSVEDQAAADARIHLLLDTPAAVRFLSMEPLLGPVDLGAVRKYVADQSFITFDARDRHGLHQWTDAGVDWVIVGGESGPRARPMHPAWARALRDQCACAGVPFFFKQWGEWIADDADPRVLEAAIAHNAAHQYVTDPTCGHARMMFRLGKVRAGRELDGRTWDEMPASPVAVGV; encoded by the coding sequence ATGGGTGATCGCACGGGGATCGAGTGGACCGACGCGACGTGGAATCCAATCCGCGGGTGTTCGCGCGTGTCCGAGGGCTGCCGCCACTGCTACGCGGAGACCGTCGCGGCTCGGTTCAGCGGCGCGGGGCAGCCGTACGAGGGCCTTGCTCGGCGCACATCAAGCGGTGAGGCGCGCTGGACGGGTGAGGTGCGGTTCATCCCGGAGCACCTCGCGGATCCGCTGCGCTGGCAGCGGCCGCGGCGCGTGTTCGTGAACAGCATGTCCGACCTCTTCCACGACGGGGTCACCGACGAGCAGCTCGCGGCGATCTTCGCCGTCATGGCGCTCGCCGAGCGCCACGTCTTCCAGGTGCTCACGAAGCGGCCCGCGCGCATGCAGACCTGGTGCGCGACTCTGCGCGAACGCTACGGATCACAGCTCGGTGCGGCTGAGCTGCTCACAGGCACGTTCCTCGGGCAAGCGTTCTCGCTTGCCCAGGTGAACGCCGTAGCAGAGCGCTTCGCGCGCGGCGCGCTGCCGAACGTGTGGCTCGGCGTCTCGGTGGAAGACCAGGCGGCGGCCGATGCGCGGATCCACCTGCTGCTCGACACGCCGGCGGCGGTGCGATTCCTCTCCATGGAGCCGCTGTTAGGCCCGGTCGACCTGGGTGCGGTGCGGAAGTACGTCGCCGATCAGTCGTTCATCACCTTCGACGCGCGCGACCGGCACGGGCTGCACCAGTGGACCGACGCCGGCGTGGACTGGGTCATCGTCGGCGGCGAGAGTGGGCCGCGTGCGCGCCCGATGCACCCGGCATGGGCGCGCGCGCTGCGGGACCAGTGTGCCTGCGCGGGTGTCCCATTCTTCTTCAAACAGTGGGGCGAGTGGATCGCCGACGACGCTGACCCGCGCGTGCTCGAGGCGGCGATCGCGCACAACGCTGCGCACCAGTACGTGACCGATCCGACATGCGGGCACGCTCGCATGATGTTCCGCCTCGGGAAGGTGCGCGCGGGTCGAGAGCTCGACGGCCGTACATGGGACGAGATGCCGGCTTCGCCGGTGGCGGTGGGTGTATGA